The following proteins come from a genomic window of Aspergillus oryzae RIB40 DNA, chromosome 4:
- a CDS encoding uncharacterized protein (predicted protein), whose protein sequence is MSSTKSRPTLAELPLNPNDPPYSAWGLWGVDDEVGTLNLLDESTVTKAASEIQVGQRFSLNWSLASPRTPMFGRDTCEFSHKVYQHSPELIALDDELHFNTQKSSQVDGLRHAAYQKSGLFYNGRSKEDILKAGSLTLGIHHWHDNGLFAGRGILIDYWAYAKRHGKAYDATGGASITYDELMACLAEQSQLSKQTIEFRKGDMLLIRSGFTHNYVKLSEDQERKSAHTTPPKSCGVAQDERMLQFLWEKQVAMVGGDSPAWECLPPVPSANFLYHEVLLAGWGCPIGELLWLEDLARACDEHKKWTFFLTSAPLNVPGGVASPANMIAIL, encoded by the exons ATGTCATCAACCAAATCTCGACCTACTTTAGCTGAACTTCCTCTGAACCCGAATGACCCTCCATACTCGGCATGGGGTCTCTGGggagttgatgatgaagtcggAACACTG AATCTACTTGATGAATCCACCGTGACTAAGGCAGCCAGCGAAATTCAAGTTGGCCAACGTTTCAGCCTGAA CTGGTCCCTAGCATCTCCTCGGACGCCAATGTTCGGGAGGGATACGTGTGAATTTAGCCATAAAGTATACCAGCATTCGCCCGAGCTCATTGCACTTGATGATGAG TTACATTTTAATACACAGAAAAGTAGCCAGGTTGATGGGCTACGCCACGCTGCTTATCAAAAGTCCGGCTTGTTCTATAACGGGAGGTCCAAAGAGGACATCCTGAAAGCTGGTTCCCTCACATTGGGAATTCACCACTGGCACGACAATGGATTGTTCGCTGGTAGAGGCATCCTGATCGACTACTGGGCCTATGCAAAGCGGCATGGGAAGGCATACGATGCGACCGGTGGCGCTTCCATCACGTACGATGAGCTGATGGCTTGTCTTGCCGAGCAATCTCAACTCTCAAAGCAGACTATCGAATTTCGAAAGGGTGACATGTTGCTGATTCGATCCGGCTTCACACACAACTACGTCAAACTATCGGAGGACCAGGAGCGCAAGTCAGCACACACAACACCCCCAAAGTCCTGTGGGGTGGCTCAAGACGAGAGAATGCTGCAGTTCCTTTGGGAGAAACAGGTGGCTATGGTGGGAGGTGATTCGCCGGCATGGGAATGCTTGCCCCCTGTCCCATCTGCTAACTTCCTTTACCATGAGGTCTTGTTAGCAGGATGGGGATGTCCGATCGGAGAATTGCTCTGGTTAGAGGACCTTGCTCGAGCCTGTGATGAGCATAAGAAATggaccttcttcctcacaTCGGCCCCACTCAATGTTCCTGGCGGAGTCGCTAGCCCTGCCAATATGATTGCGATCCTTTGA
- the cyn1 gene encoding putative cyanate hydratase (cyanate lyase) — translation MSLATLDTSQHPNLPSASATLFKAKAAKKFSFEQIAQHIGRNEVATAAIFYGQAKASPEDITNLASLLGIPQEVLEDQLNGFPDRGKSVEMPPKEPLIYRLYEIVQNYGYAYKAVLNEKFGDGIMSAISFSTKVEKETDADGNNWAVITLRGKWLPFSRF, via the exons ATGTCTCTCGCAACACTTGAC ACATCGCAAcaccccaacctcccctcCGCATCCGCGACCCtcttcaaggccaaggccgcCAAGAAATTCAGCTTCGAACAGATCGCCCAGCACATCGGTCGCAACGAAGTCGCAACCGCAGCCATCTTCTACGGCCAGGCCAAGGCTTCGCCAGAGGACATCACCAATCTCGCTTCCCTCCTGGGAATTCCTCAAGAGGTTCTGGAGGATCAACTCAATGGCTTTCCTGACCGCGGCAAGTCCGTGGAAATGCCACCCAAGGAGCCTCTGATCTACCGCTTGTATGAGATCGTGCAGAACTATGGGTATGCCTACAAGGCTGTTTTGAACGAGAAGTTCGGTGATGGCATTATGAGCGCAATTTCGTTCTCGACAaaggtggaaaaggagactgatgctgatggaaaTAACTGGGCTGTTATTACCCTTCGTGGCAAGTG GCTTCCTTTCTCGAGGTTCTAA
- a CDS encoding putative C2H2 finger domain protein (predicted protein) produces MAEEAVANKVKCTYIGCKLVFKSEKEMKHHKKFDSEHAYCDECEEDFEDEERLLIHKIKSVKHIVCPVCGIDFGSDGGRNSHIRQNHHSLQVIPCHGCKTTFKSASGLMSHIEKDECPTIRSVHLLQEQSKKMMIREALGAGEGVNMPIIPPQGTLEDTEFDDADGGVMLVTDEAASRVLSNREALSNQPKPGQDDPTASVSAMLALKHWPTLDGKASKGKSLAPSELLAFSDLSISAATGKENNSWKGKEPVRSIPDGVSTQRPFGIGPVRPGDTLRMLDRAWDATKFFDSFTGQFVCPCKKGFSTMTEFENHVLMKSRMMEDRQCPGCLRFFKTTAALVAHLESPSTRCNLSDGERYGQIFEEITGGLIQTAGYTEDGRIKYEAGKLEITDGLGPATTTVGTDLRLRPQRRKF; encoded by the exons atggctgaagAGGCAGTCGCCAACAAGGTGAAGTGCACCTACATCGGCTGCAAACTAGTCTTCAAGTCAGAAAAAGAGATGAAGCACCACAAGAAGTTTGACTCTGAGCACGCATATTGTGACGAGTGTGAGGAAGActtcgaagacgaggagCGTCTTCTCATCCACAAGATCAAAAGCGTCAAGCATATCGTCTGTCCTGTATGCGGCATCGACTTTGGCAGCGATGGTGGCCGCAACTCCCATATTCGTCAG AACCACCACTCCCTGCAGGTTATTCCTTGCCACGGTTGCAAAACTACATTCAAATCCGCCAGCGGTCTGATGAGCCATATCGAGAAGGATGAATGTCCCACCATCCGCTCCgttcatctcctccaggagcagtcgaagaagatgatgatcagGGAGGCTCTAGGTGCCGGTGAGGGAGTGAATATGCCGATTATCCCTCCCCAGGGTACCTTGGAGGATACCGagtttgatgatgctgatggtGGCGTCATGCTTGTGACCGATGAGGCGGCAAGTCGTGTATTGTCGAACAGAGAAGCTCTCAGCAACCAGCCGAAGCCTGGTCAGGATGACCCCACTGCTAGTGTTTCGGCGATGCTTGCTCTGAAGCACTGGCCGACCTTGGATGGAAAGGCTTCCAAGGGAAAGAGCCTTGCGCCTAGTGAACTGTTGGCTTTCTCCGACTTGAGCATCTCCGCCGCGACaggcaaagaaaacaactcttggaaaggaaaggagccTGTCAGATCTATTCCTGACGGTGTGTCAACGCAACGTCCCTTCGGTATTGGACCAGTTCGCCCTGGAGACACACTTCGCATGCTTGATCGTGCATGGGACGCTACCAAGTTCTTTGATTCATTCACGGGCCAATTCGTGTGTCCCTGTAAAAAGGGCTTTTCCACCATGACCGAATTTGAAAACCATGTCCTAATGAAGAGTCGCATGATGGAAGATAGACA GTGTCCCGGATGTCTGCGCTTTTTCAAAACTACTGCTGCTTTGGTCGCACATCTCGAATCGCCCAGCACTCGTTGCAACCTCAGTGACGGTGAGAGATACGGTCAGATATTCGAAGAAATTACTGGCGGACTTATCCAGACGGCGGGGTATACTGAAGATGGCAGGATCAAGTATGAGGCTGGTAAGTTGGAAATAACCGATGGCTTGGGACCTGCTACAACCACCGTCGGTACGGATCTGCGTCTGCGTCCTCAGCGCCGCAAGTTCTAG
- a CDS encoding uncharacterized protein (predicted protein): MELEVYHRPSSSHAASFPETGSSHNSDTQLYPKNASVFAVESDNQRDQASFAIVGWPIGSRKLSRLDIGSLLLNLLGVSTAVLYLVLIAIVIKRNGNPVDKADWNRIQTAMNLAATLFPLAFAAVIGRMNQQLATWKLERGVSVGVLEQLFGSSTFFNTVITQVSVRSIKPLPFILIILWCISPLGSQSILRMLHTKPTTITRPIDITYGNDTELSTHTFIPSTTFTKAEAMYQESLLSPDVVKHSPLDIFGRLKIPLVNLRDSSDWIELDTENTDYSSLTGIVIDGVKDANGETEFTMEAPYYNLHMSSVEGEPTFNSKGFDFEDDGMYTIDKSQTRYGLTEVYFNFTIPDTNFKASFNLTEQYVDMRVKCIDGIANCATTAIRPISRTSPHANGTYWADMRAIHTLFSYLRSAGSERSLTEAYFRNPDTPLAADIYTGSNFTIPVDIFLLRLTQAINTYALLLSASSGGEVYNGTGTFTDSSPPPVYEISWPWLAISIVATSTIIVGAFVPALLGFFTRNPDILGYVSTMTRDAPNLKIPPGGVSRIGIGTLDQASPSNKGRLYE; this comes from the exons ATGGAACTAGAAGTCTATCATAGGCCATCTAGCTCGCATGCGGCCTCCTTTCCTGAGACAGGATCAAGTCACAACTCAGACACTCAGCTGTATCCGAAGAACGCAAGTGTATTTGCTGTGGAGAGTGATAATCAGAGAGACCAAGCCTCCTTTGCTATCGTCGGATGGCCCATCGGATCACGAAAGCTTAGTCGATTAGACATAGGTAGCTTGCTATTGAATCTCCTCGGTGTTTCCACAGCAGTGCTCTATTTAGTTCTGATCGCGATCGTCATCAAACGCAATGGGAACCCGGTGGATAAGGCGGACTGGAACCGAATCCAGACAGCAATGAACTTG GCCGCCACACTATTTCCCCTAGCGTTTGCCGCAGTGATCGGACGGATGAACCAACAACTTGCGACGTGGAAATTGGAGCGCGGAGTCTCTGTTGGCGTACTTGAGCAGCTGTTTGGAAGCTCGACTTTCTTTAATACGGTCATCACTCAGGTCTCAGTTCGATCTATCAAACCATTGCCcttcattctcatcattctCTGGTGTATCTCGCCGCTGGGCAGTCAGTCTATCCTCCGAATGCTTCATACAAAGCCGACAACTATAACCCGCCCTATCGACATTACATATGGAAATGACACCGAGTTAAGTACTCATACATTCATACCTTCGACAACATTCACCAAAGCAGAGGCCATGTATCAGGAAAGCCTGTTATCACCAGACGTTGTAAAGCACTCCCCCTTGGATATTTTTGGCCGCCTCAAAATCCCACTGGTTAACCTAAGGGATTCATCCGACTGGATAGAACTAGACACCGAGAATACCGactattcttctttgactggAATCGTCATTGACGGCGTcaaggatgccaatggcGAGACCGAGTTCACCATGGAGGCGCCCTACTATAACCTTCACATGAGTTCCGTCGAAGGCGAGCCCACATTCAACAGCAAAGGCTTCGACTTTGAGGACGACGGCATGTACACTATAGACAAGAGCCAAACCAGGTACGGTCTAACAGAAGTATATTTCAACTTCACCATCCCAGACACCAACTTCAAGGCGTCATTCAACCTCACCGAACAATACGTCGACATGCGAGTCAAATGTATTGACGGCATCGCCAACTGTGCCACCACGGCTATCCGCCCTATATCAAGAACCAGTCCCCACGCCAACGGTACCTACTGGGCCGACATGCGAGCAATCCACACTCTTTTCAGCTACCTCAGGTCGGCAGGCAGTGAACGCTCTCTAACCGAAGCCTACTTCCGGAATCCGGACACCCCGTTAGCAGCGGATATATACACGGGATCTAACTTCACCATCCCCgttgatatcttccttctgCGGCTTACTCAGGCTATCAACACCTACGCTCTGTTGCTGTCTGCGTCAAGTGGTGGGGAGGTCTACAATGGCACTGGTACATTTACCGATAGCTCCCCGCCTCCTGTATACGAGATCAGCTGGCCATGGCTTGCCATCTCGATCGTCGCGACGTCGACTATCATTGTTGGGGCGTTTGTGCCAGCCCTGCTTGGGTTTTTCACACGGAACCCGGATATTCTTGGGTATGTGTCGACAATGACGAGAGATGCACCGAACCTCAAAATTCCACCCGGCGGAG TCAGCCGGATTGGTATAGGCACTTTGGACCAGGCGAGCCCGTCCAACAAGGGACGTCTCTACGAGTGA
- a CDS encoding uncharacterized protein (predicted protein) — translation MRNDRDNLLRPVHSQDERPKSSTLSGSQGQRLIDKPAAPCSPKRPLEPRQLRYNKWQLMFDLLSAISALPFVALALVAMIFNSRSVDEHDWDDLQIAMKTSVTIFPLIYSAVIGRAIRQIAKQNLERGSTLGRLEQLNKSTTVFGAISTPLILKSWNILGLVLVLIWLISPLGGQASLYLIRPQTLEHVERQEVQYLDINGLSKAPNLSSFPRLTNALEAMFLACLIAPVSVKEADSDAWGNAKIPLLRSLVRNNTAQSEGWFKPAGNSITYSSLVGVPMFGISSRGNSTFQLQTSYIDTDCFELGEPPDELVYEYKGQSGKFRIYPAAPWNATRSVNASVAPDIHVLSGYGREATNGAMITCHLTNVYVELKVLCSGSNTTAQSQRSCRVTAIRESVETHQSSSLPPLMYPDFNVRDTFAQGLVNASLSVNRKLSTYTEAYLQNIDAAETIPLPKYLLKTPLHDISDHLTQIMNTFYLGSIALPFVTLGPNLPSEGNYSKYSEAYEAFDRSSLASLVAERAYRDTTATYVVNWGWAAVLLLASLVLIGASVVSFLVARQSLNPDIIGYASTLTREAPYLPLPSAASALSGYERARWLKDVRIRFGDVQPESTVGRLAISTPDLADRSRKGRLYF, via the exons ATGAGAAATGATCGAGACAATCTCTTAAGACCGGTGCATTCTCAGGATGAGCGACCTAAGTCGTCTACTCTATCGGGATCACAAGGGCAGCGTTTGATAGATAAACCGGCGGCACCTTGCTCGCCAAAGCGGCCGTTAGAGCCCAGGCAGCTCCGGTACAACAAGTGGCAGCTGATGTTTGACCTCCTTAGTGCCATCTCTGCTCTGCCTTTTGTGGCTTTGGCTCTGGTTGCCATGATATTTAATTCGAGATCAGTAGACGAACATGACTGGGATGATCTCCAGATCGCAATGAAAACG TCGGTCACAATCTTTCCTTTAATATATTCCGCCGTAATCGGCCGTGCCATACGGCAGATTGCTAAACAAAATCTCGAACGTGGATCGACTCTCGGAAGACTTGAGCAGCTTAATAAAAGTACGACGGTGTTCGGTGCCATCTCAACACCGTTAATTCTTAAGTCCTGGAATATCCTGGGCCTCGTACTCGTGCTTATCTGGCTGATTTCCCCCTTGGGCGGACAGGCGTCACTGTATCTTATCCGTCCACAGACTCTCGAACACGTCGAGCGGCAGGAAGTTCAATATCTTGACATTAACGGCCTCTCCAAGGCTCCAAACCTATCTTCATTCCCGAGGCTTACAAACGCTTTGGAAGCGATGTTTCTGGCCTGCCTGATCGCGCCGGTAAGTGTGAAGGAGGCGGATAGTGATGCGTGGGGTAATGCCAAGATACCTTTACTTCGAAGCCTTGTTCGGAATAATACAGCTCAGAGTGAGGGATGGTTTAAACCCGCAGGCAATAGCATCACCTATTCTTCACTTGTCGGAGTGCCCATGTTCGGGATATCATCGAGAGGCAACAGCACCTTTCAACTACAGACCTCTTACATTGATACAGACTGCTTCGAACTCGGCGAGCCACCTGATGAGCTTGTCTATGAGTATAAGGGCCAGAGCGGCAAGTTTCGAATCTATCCAGCGGCCCCGTGGAATGCCACCAGGTCAGTCAATGCGTCAGTTGCTCCCGACATACATGTGCTTTCGGGGTACGGAAGAGAGGCTACAAATGGCGCTATGATAACCTGTCATCTGACAAACGTGTATGTCGAATTAAAGGTGCTTTGTTCTGGGTCGAACACCACAGCCCAATCTCAACGCAGCTGCCGGGTGACAGCCATCCGGGAGAGTGTCGAAACACATCAGTCTTCCTCCCTGCCGCCGTTGATGTATCCCGACTTTAACGTTCGGGATACCTTTGCACAGGGTCTAGTCAATGCGTCTCTATCAGTAAATAGGAAACTCAGTACATACACTGAGGCATATCTTCAAAATATTGACGCAGCGGAAACGATCCCGCTACCAAAATACCTCTTGAAAACGCCTTTGCATGACATATCTGATCATCTAACTCAGATCATGAACACGTTTTACTTGGGCAGTATCGCTTTACCCTTTGTTACCTTGGGGCCGAATCTTCCCTCCGAGGGCAACTACTCCAAGTATTCAGAGGCGTATGAGGCCTTCGACCGCTCCTCGTTAGCCAGTCTAGTAGCCGAAAGAGCCTATCGGGATACAACTGCTACATACGTTGTGAACTGGGGATGGGCGGCTGTACTTTTACTGGCAAGTCTGGTTCTCATTGGGGCATCTGTTGTGAGCTTTTTGGTAGCACGCCAAAGCTTGAATCCTGACATCATTGGGTATGCTTCAACTCTGACGCGCGAGGCTCCTTACCTACCGCTTCCTTCCGCGGCCAGCGCGCTGAGTGGATACGAACGGGCAAGGTGGTTGAAAGACGTTCGAATTCGATTTGGCGATGTACAGCCGGAATCTACAGTTGGCAGGTTGGCCATTAGCACGCCTGACTTGGCTGACAGGTCACGCAAAGGCAGGCTCTACTTTTGA
- a CDS encoding uncharacterized protein (predicted protein) — protein MTSHSIVLQRTGTMPWSPFIESCAAKLSQECEFSTDRYLLGQVQVQHMLVRIDSLVARRFGENQAPADIEVMIRSLQSDFEDCKARLPVPIDHDAFQGISSHAFDIHLYQTIFFDVYPSSAASIDHSMALLRIDALCHGLAAAKQFMSFYFSLPPGIEKGYSYTQWTMTGFSIAASCKLVLASLEPSVRDHDQVRGLRETLDMRHEIQKSVKRMNTLDQECKGGKWDQHEMFFYQDWLRFLSEWFEEKYRLAESDSAGENNGALGVFTTGISEKNIDEEPQPDPGFPWVGLQDVTIEEMLNVWLEPMNMPHYF, from the exons aTGACTAGTCACTCCATAGTACTACAGCGGACAGGAACAATGCCTTGGTCACCCTTCATAGAATCATGCGCTGCGAAGTTGTCGCAGGAATGCGAATTCTCAACCGATCGATACCTGTTAGGACAGGTTCAAGTACAACACATGCTTGTACGAATCGATTCCCTAGTTGCACGGAGATTCGGTGAGAATCAGGCTCCTGCGGATATAGAAGTTATGATTCGTTCTCTTCAAAGCGATTTTGAAGATTGCAAAGCCCGGCTTCCTGTCCCTATTGACCATGATG CTTTTCAAGGCATTTCGTCCCACGCCTTCGACATCCATCTCTATCAAACTATCTTTTTCGATGTATACCCATCTTCAGCCGCGTCAATCGACCACTCCATGGCCCTCCTGCGAATCGATGCCCTTTGTCACGGACTAGCGGCTGCGAAACAATTTATGAGCTTTTACTTCAGTCTACCACCCGGTATTGAAAAGGGATATAGTTACACCCAATGGACAATGACCGGGTTCAGCATTGCAGCTTCATGCAAACTTGTTCTCGCATCGTTGGAACCATCCGTTCGAGATCACGATCAAGTCCGAGGGTTGCGAGAGACATTGGATATGCGGCATGAAATCCAGAAATCTGTCAAGCGCATGAATACGCTTGATCAGGAGTGTAAAGGTGGGAAGTGGGATCAACATGAGATGTTCTTCTACCAAGATTGGCTGCGGTTCCTTTCTGAATGGTTTGAAGAGAAATACCGTCTTGCGGAGTCTGATAGTGCTGGAGAGAACAATGGTGCACTGGGAGTCTTCACCACTGGGATCTCAGAAAAGAATATCGATGAAGAGCCTCAACCTGATCCGGGGTTTCCTTGGGTGGGTCTTCAGGACGTTACGATTGAGGAGATGTTGAATGTGTGGTTAGAGCCAATGAATATGCCACACTACTTTTAA
- a CDS encoding RTA1 domain-containing protein (predicted protein), producing the protein MSGMNMDDCTLATCPIDLAYINYQPNIPANVLFLVIFGLLLAAQITLGTWFRTWTYMGAMTAGLILEILGYIGRLMMHSNPFDFNAFLLYLICLTIAPAFFTAAIYICLGRIVIVYGEDISRIRPRTYTILFVTCDIIALVLQAAGGAITSIADSDQKSLGDTGVNIMIAGLAFQVASLTLFIVLASEFALRVRRSSEVMKNTSTASVRSGLKWKMFLLGLAIAVLTIFTRSIFRVAELKGGFNSHLANDEIALMILESTMIAIACICMTAAHPAVAMGRRWGELSAKSRRGVVSSKMSHASSEIEMMNA; encoded by the exons ATGTCGGGCATGAACATGGACGACTGCACCTTGGCAACTTGCCCAATTGACTTGGCCTATATCAATTACCAGCCTAACATCCCGGCAAatgtcctcttcctcgtcatcttcggccttctcctcgccgCACAAATCACCCTAGGAACATGGTTCCGAACATGGACATACATGGGGGCAATGACCGCGGGGCTCATTCTTGAAATACTGGGATACATCGGACGACTCATGATGCACAGCAACCCATTCGACTTTAATGCATTCCTTCT ATACCTCATTTGTCTCACGATTGCCCCGGCCTTCTTCACCGCCGCCATTTACATCTGCCTGGGAAGAATTGTCATCGTCTACGGGGAGGATATCTCCAGGATTCGCCCCCGTACATAcaccatcctcttcgtcactTGCGATATCATCGCTCTAGTCCTACAAGCAGCCGGCGGTGCCATTACCTCCATCGCAGACTCAGACCAAAAAAGCCTCGGCGATACCGGTGTCAATATCATGATTGCAGGATTGGCTTTCCAGGTTGCCTCGTTAACGCTGTTCATCGTGCTGGCTTCGGAATTCGCCCTGCGAGTACGCCGCAGCTCAGAAGTTATGAAGAATACGTCTACAGCATCTGTTCGCAGTGGTTTGAAATGGAAGATGTTCCTTCTGG GTCTTGCCATTGCCGTTTTAACGATCTTCACTCGCTCGATATTCCGTGTTGCTGAGCTGAAAGGTGGATTTAACAGTCATCTGGCTAATGATGAAATTGCCCTGATGATTCTTGAGAGCACTATGATTGCCATTGCGTGCATTTGTATGACCGCCGCTCACCCAGCAGTTGCCATGGGCCGGCGATGGGGGGAACTCTCGGCGAAGTCGCGTCGTGGAGTCGTTTCGTCTAAGATGTCGCACGCTTCATCAGAGATTGAGATGATGAATGCTTAA
- a CDS encoding uncharacterized protein (predicted protein), producing the protein MSTTTPEDIQTRREEDYARFKNYAAYTFLVASPILIALPPRKLDHLTVLLGTAFAFSANHITYDRTGRSIVDRVHSKISSGRTIVPSGLPSERALEIQARLRASREKQLREGGLTTEEIEKLRAREMQDKGVMERVWMGGEKEGWKERRLREEREALDAGKGYGDLIKEHVWDVWTWGKKDGEKKDILDGRLGVLCSAWGALDKACFIRTLL; encoded by the exons ATGTCCACAACCACACCAGAAGACATCCAAACCCGGCGCGAAGAAGACTACGCCCGCTTCAAAAACTACGCCGCCTACACATTTCTCGTCGCATCCCCAATCCTCATTGCTCTCCCACCCCGGAAGCTCGACCACCTGACTGTGCTCCTCGGCActgcctttgccttctccgCGAACCATATCACCTACGACCGCACGGGGCGGAGTATCGTCGACCGCGTGCATTCGAAGATCTCCTCCGGGCGGACGATCGTGCCGTCTGGGTTGCCGAGTGAGCGGGCGCTGGAGATCCAGGCGCGGTTGCGCGCGTCGAGGGAGAAGCAGTTGCGGGAGGGGGGGTTGAcgacggaggagattgagaaacTCAGGGCCAGGGAGATGCAGGATAAGGGGGTTATGGAGAGGGTATGGATGGgtggggagaaggaggggtggaaggagaggaggttgagggaggaGCGGGAGGCGTTGGATGCTGGGAAGGGGTATGGGGATTTGATCAAGGAGCATGTTTGGGATGTGTGGACTTgggggaagaaggatggggagaagaaaga CATCTTGGATGGGCGTTTGGGGGTACTTTGTTCAGCTTGGGGAGCGTTGGATAAGGCTTGTTTT ATCAGGACGCTGTTGTAG
- a CDS encoding uncharacterized protein (predicted protein): MASFGEGPVVSHPGQGFVQTAGANNRTGRRPQDTSSGNRRRGRRNNEVSEINQRSRPSPPSGPRGYRGGNNHPANGNNRVQKQAPRQPQGPGGKTKFTPRRSRRGPGPQGAGPQHGGANNAPRNPGQHRGPYPRVSRDGDTIMRDAPALNKQPVRRPGISVPHPPPQRDVVMVDVFATPPPSEVEDVVMLDVFTTSHPVEQQFAALAIAAPQFATSTGEEPQDIEMMDAPPLYFY; encoded by the exons ATGGCTTCCTTCGGAGAAGGACCCGTCGTATCCCACCCGGGTCAGGGCTTCGTACAAACTGCCGGCGCCAATAACCGCACCGGTAGGAGGCCACAGGATACTAGTTCTGGTAATAGGCGCAGGGGCAGGAGAAACAACGAGGTGTCCGAG ATCAATCAAAGGTCTCGGCCCTCACCCCCTTCTGGTCCCCGTGGCTACCGCGGAGGCAATAACCACCCTGCCAATGGAAATAACAGAGTACAAAAGCAGGCACCCCGCCAACCACAGGGCCCAGGGGGAAAAACAAAATTCACCCCCCGGAGAAGTCGACGGGGTCCCGGTCCCCAAGGAGCCGGGCCCCAGCATGGTGGCGCAAACAACGCGCCTAGAAACCCGGGTCAACACCGTGGCCCATACCCACGGGTGTCCCGGGATGGCGACACCATCATGCGCGACGCGCCCGCGCTTAACAAGCAGCCAGTGAGGCGGCCGGGCATCTCCGTTCCTCACCCACCTCCTCAACGGGACGTGGTGATGGTCGATGTATTTGCCACGCCTCCACCATCTGAAGTGGAGGACGTGGTGATGCTCGACGTCTTCACCACGTCCCACCCCGTTGAACAACAATTTGCGGCACTCGCCATT GCCGCACCACAATTCGCCACAAGTACAGGGGAGGAGCCCCAAGACATCGAAATGATGGATGCTCCTCCCCTGTACTTTTATTAA
- a CDS encoding uncharacterized protein (predicted protein) — protein sequence MIRYDANGCIIDFEYVLYFEESLLPLQQGNPVTETENFEKSSEKPTATANEYRTTSTSSSRDSSKRRRSSSKERRKRYRVETDSMDVESESIDTMPVGAVQYQKRKRLDMMMAGGDEDVRNVTPVALETEDISEEVQRRLEIKEEQRRKRSSKPEKRKRDSMASTGSTSSPGIAKPKKKTKTESSQDGNIDVPWDTGRKKKIMKPFDSEQGSDVGSFEEKRRTKRQKRNSGTPVF from the coding sequence ATGATCAGGTATGATGCTAATGGGTGCATCATAGATTTCGAGTATGTATTGTATTTTGAAGAGTCGTTGTTACCGCTGCAGCAAGGTAACCCTGTgacagaaacagaaaattTTGAAAAGTCTTCAGAAAAACCAACTGCTACAGCGAATGAATACCGGACGACGTCTACGTCATCTAGTCGTGATTCCTCAAAGCGACGACGCAGTTCTTCGAAAGAACGGAGGAAACGGTACAGGGTCGAAACTGACAGTATGGATGTGGAAAGCGAAAGCATAGATACCATGCCTGTCGGTGCAGTTCAGTATCAAAAACGTAAGCGACTGGATATGATGATGGCGGgtggtgatgaagatgtgagGAACGTGACACCGGTGGCTCTGGAAACAGAGGACATCTCCGAAGAAGTCCAGCGTCGACTggaaatcaaagaagagcAGAGACGAAAAAGAAGTTCCAAACccgagaagaggaaacgggACAGTATGGCGTCAACAGGCAGCACTTCTTCTCCCGGTATTGCAAAaccgaagaaaaagaccaaaacCGAGAGTTCTCAGGACGGTAATATTGACGTACCATGGGACACtggcaggaagaagaaaattatgAAGCCGTTTGACTCCGAACAGGGGTCTGACGTCGGCTCTTTCGAAGAAAAACGAAGAACAAAGCGTCAGAAGCGCAACTCCGGGACTCCTGTCTTTTGA
- a CDS encoding uncharacterized protein (predicted protein) gives MRISRLLTLGSFWHLLAVVLAGFPAANLSSGLSSPLLVLSPATGIFYPSNGDWTNEIQRLTLHDSLTYLAAVKPATERDVQKLEREDDTQMGGIYRKLVPINS, from the exons ATGCGCATATCGCGGTTGCTGACCCTAGGCAGTTTCTGGCATCTACTGGCTGTCGTCTTAGCAGGGTTCCCCGCCGCCAACCTCTCGTCGGGCTTATCGTCACCCCTGCTTGTCCTCTCCCCTGCCACAGGGATATTCTACCCTTCCAATGGGGACTGGACCAATGAGATCCAGCGATTGACTCTCCATGATAGTCTAACTTACCTTGCCGCTGTGAAACCTGCCACGGAGAGGGACGTTCAGAAGCTG gaaagagaagatgatacACAAATGGGAGGAATTTACCGAAAGCTGGTTCCTATCAATTCTTGA